A stretch of the Synergistaceae bacterium genome encodes the following:
- a CDS encoding endonuclease domain-containing protein, with protein MPPYTPQLIERARELRKNMTPQERRLWYCFLRNHPLKFYRQRPIGSYIADFYCRKLRLVIEIDGSQHNIDETIEYDRVRTEYMNSLGLNVIRFSNREIDDKFSSVCEKINALSKED; from the coding sequence ATGCCGCCATACACGCCTCAGCTTATCGAACGCGCAAGAGAGCTGCGAAAGAACATGACACCGCAGGAACGCCGTTTGTGGTACTGCTTCCTGCGAAATCATCCGCTGAAATTCTACCGACAGCGGCCAATCGGAAGTTACATCGCTGATTTCTATTGCAGAAAACTCAGGCTCGTGATTGAAATTGACGGCTCACAGCATAATATTGACGAGACTATAGAATATGACAGGGTACGCACAGAATATATGAACTCTCTTGGCCTGAATGTTATACGCTTCAGCAACAGAGAAATTGACGATAAATTCAGCAGCGTATGTGAAAAAATTAACGCTTTAAGCAAGGAGGACTAA